In Acidobacteriota bacterium, the genomic window TAGATTCGAAGCCGGTCCTGTTGAGCAACCCGCCACCCCGCTACACGGAAGAAGCCCGCGCGAACAAGATTCAGGGTGTGGTCACCGCTCGCCTGCTGGTCGGCGCGGACGGTCAGGTCAAGCGGGTCACAATAGTGCGCGGGCTTCCCGACGGATTGGATGATCAGGCAATACAGGCGGCTTTTCAATATAGATACAAACCGGCTTTGAAGGATGGTAAACCAGTAACCTATTTGGTTGTGGTCCAGATAGAGTTCAACTTACGCTGAACAGTGAGCGCTCGAGCAGGAAGGTGCCACAGAAAGAGCTTCGGCCTACCGCGTCGTTGAATCCTTCGCCCTTCGGGTTCGCGACCACTCGCAACTACTTATTGGGTGCAGAGGTCACCTGCACGTTCGCCGAAGTCAAAGTCGTTCCCATCACCCGCTGTAGCTCCGCTAGTGCCTTGCTGTAGTCGGTCATCGACTTGAGCTCGCGCCCTTTTGCTTGTGACAAGGCGTTCTGCCTCTCTAACACAAAGTACGTGGTAGAAAGCCCCGCTTGAAACCGCCGGGTTTCGCTCTCGCTCTGCTTCTCGGCGGCCTCGCGCGACGCTCGGGCGGTTTCCACGCGCAGCCGGCCGGTCTCGACCGCTTGAACAGCGTTGCGAACCTCGACCTCGATTGTTTGCTCGAGCGTCTTTCGCAGCGAGCCGATCTTGCGTCCTTCAGCCACCGCGCGGCCCAGTTGTCCCTCGGCCGTGCGATTTCTCAAAGGAAAACTGAACGCCACGCCAAACCTGAACGTGCGAAAGTCATTGCTGAACAGATTCTGAAGGCTCTTGCCGTAGCCGCCCACCAAGAATCCAGGCAACTCTGAGCTTGGCGGAACCGCGACCGGTGTAAGACCCGCCAGACCCGACAATTCGTTCACACGATCGAGCAACAACGTCGTTGTCGAGGCGAATGGGTTGCCGGTCAACGCAGGAGTGCCGCTCAGTCCCGTTGAAGTGTATGAAGCGATCAGATCAACTTGAGGCTTTGTCTGACTGTCCAGGTATTTCACCTCGACCTTGTTGACCTCTTGCCTCAAGTTGTTCTGGGCAAGCTCCGGCCTGTTTGCCAGCGCGGAAGCGACCGCGTCGGCCAGCGCGAAGCTGACCGCGCGCAGGTCGGGAGCCTCGGTCGGAATGATGGGCTGATTCCACACGGTCGCCTCTCTATCGCCCAGCAGCAGTTGCTTGAGCGCGTTCTCTGCGCGGGTCACGGTTTCGATCGCGGTCAACACGTTCTCGCTTCGCTTCTCCAACTCGGCTTCAACGGAAACAAGCTCAATCGGCGCGATTGTACCCTCGTTGACCATTCGTTTGTTTCGTTCGAGCTGCGTCTTCGCGAGATCAACGGACTCGCGCTGTATTTGCACGTCTCTCAACGCAAACACCAGGTCCCAGTACGACCGCTGAGCGCGAGCGATGATATCGATGGCCTTCTGTCGAAACAGGCTGTCGGAAAGATCTAGCGCCCGGCTGGCGATTCGAATGCGGCGCCGCGCATCGTCAATCGAGAAGTTGCGAAGCATCGGCTGCCGAATCTGGATGTTCAGAGCTGTGGTGTATTGCGGATTCAGCGAGGCGAACTGACTGTTACCGTCCGCTCGCGAGTTGGTGAATCCTGCCAGCCACAACGCGCCGGTCGGCAGCAACTGCTGCGCAGTGAAGTCGTAGTTCAACGATTTTGTCGTAAGGCTTCCGTTCGGCCCTCCTGCCAACACCGAGCCGACCGGCACCGTTCTATGCTCGTGGAAGCTCGAGGCGCCCAGCGAAATGTCGGTTGCGCCGCGCGCGGCGAACACGTCGTACTCAGCCTGGCGCACGTTGATGCGTTCGACTTCGATCTCGCGATTCTGTGCGAGCGCCATCTTCACCGCGTCGAACAGCGTGAGGGCGAGCGGCCGGCTCTCGTCAACGCCGACTCGCGGCGCTTGTGCCCCCGATGAGTCCGTTTGCTTCGTCTCTTGCGCCGGAGCCTGCGCGAGCTTGACTATCTGTGCGCCGGTTGAGACCGGCGCCGCCAGCGACAACAAAAGAATCAAAGCGACGGCTCGCAGCCGAGTGATTGATGAATTGACCGAAACTCTCATGACTTAGCCTCTTGATTATTTGAATAGCCCGAGAAACATCGATGTAGCCGCAGCCGCCTTGCGCCGCGCCCACACGAATGGCAGTCGCATCCCGCGGCCGATACGTCCCCAGACGGGCGACATCGCCGCGTCGTCGAACAGCGAATAAGCCACCGGTGTGACTACCAGCGTAAGCAGCAGACAAAGCGACTGCCCGCCAATCACCACGACGGAAGTCGAGCGGTTGATGCCCGAACCGGGGCCGCTGCTCAAAGCCAGCGGCGTCATGCCCGCAACGAATGCGATTGTCGTCATCAGGATCGGGCGGAGCCGGTCGCGGCTGGCCTGGAGCAAAGCGTCGTGCCGTTCCATCCCCTTCTTCCGCAACCCGTTGGTGTGATCGATCTGCAGAATCGAGTTCTTCTTCACCATCCCGAACAGCACCAGCAGTCCGAGCATCGTGAACATATTCATCGCCTGCCCGGTGACTATCAGAGAAATGAG contains:
- a CDS encoding TolC family protein, with the protein product MRVSVNSSITRLRAVALILLLSLAAPVSTGAQIVKLAQAPAQETKQTDSSGAQAPRVGVDESRPLALTLFDAVKMALAQNREIEVERINVRQAEYDVFAARGATDISLGASSFHEHRTVPVGSVLAGGPNGSLTTKSLNYDFTAQQLLPTGALWLAGFTNSRADGNSQFASLNPQYTTALNIQIRQPMLRNFSIDDARRRIRIASRALDLSDSLFRQKAIDIIARAQRSYWDLVFALRDVQIQRESVDLAKTQLERNKRMVNEGTIAPIELVSVEAELEKRSENVLTAIETVTRAENALKQLLLGDREATVWNQPIIPTEAPDLRAVSFALADAVASALANRPELAQNNLRQEVNKVEVKYLDSQTKPQVDLIASYTSTGLSGTPALTGNPFASTTTLLLDRVNELSGLAGLTPVAVPPSSELPGFLVGGYGKSLQNLFSNDFRTFRFGVAFSFPLRNRTAEGQLGRAVAEGRKIGSLRKTLEQTIEVEVRNAVQAVETGRLRVETARASREAAEKQSESETRRFQAGLSTTYFVLERQNALSQAKGRELKSMTDYSKALAELQRVMGTTLTSANVQVTSAPNK